CCCAATTAACGGCAACTTGAGCCATACTATGACCCACTTCTTTGGCCACGGATTCTAGCTCAGCCACAATTTTCCAGTTGCGGTCCGTGAATTTGTTGAAGACTGGGTTATCGGCTCCTGCCAACGTCCCTAAGCGTCCTGCACCTTCATTGCCCTGTTCACTGGGTTTGTATTTCCCGCTCAACAGGCCACTGGCTAATGGACTCCAGGCCATAACGCCCATCCCGTGCTGTGTACCGAGGGGAATAAATTCACTCTCAATATTGCGTTCAACGAGGGAGTATTCCAGCTGCAGGGAAGCAAGGGGTTCGTATCCTCGGAGTTCGGCAATGGTTTGAGCACGGGATGCATACCAAGCTGGAATATCTGATAGACCCACATAGCGAACTTTTCCAGCTCGAACGAGATCGTCTAATGTGCGCATGACTTCTTCTGCTGGGGTAAGACTGTCCCAGGTGTGGAGGATATAGAGATCGATATAGTCCGTGTCTAGGCGCTGTAGCGATCCATCTACGGCTCTAAGAATATTTTTGCGACCGTTGCCGCCTGCGTTGGGGTTACCAGGGTCGGCGTTGTAGGAGAACTTGGTTGCGATCGCAACTCTGTCTCGCAAACCCCGCTCTCGGATCAATTCCCCGATCCAAGTCTCGCTGGTGCCGTTGGTATACATGTCGGCGGTATCAATAAAATTGCCCCCAGCATCCACATAGGTATTGAAGAGCTGACTGGCAGTGTCTCGGTCGGCACCCCATCCCCACTCTGTGCCAAAAGTCATCGTGCCCAGGGCAAGACGACTGACCCGGAGGCCACTACAGCCCAAGGTGTAGTACTGATTAATAGACATCTCTATCTCCTCATGGTTCTGATCACAAACCCCAGTAACGCATTCAAATGGTTGTGCTAGCTAAAGACCACCATCCACACAAATTTGCTGTCCAGTCACCCATCGGCCTAAATCAGAGGCAAGAAAGAGGGCCGCTCGTGAAATGTCTTCAGCGGTTCCCAGTTCACCCAAAGCGGCTTGGCTGGCCATCCATTTCGTCTGTTCCTCTGGAGTGTCAGCGACCCAATCCGTGGCGGTGTAACCCGGTAGTAGGCTGTTGACCGTAATTTTCCTAGAGCTGAGTTCCCTCGCCCAAGCTCTTGTAAATTGCTCCAGAGCACCTTTGGAAGCTGCATAAATACTCGACAGAGGCACATAATGCCGGGTCGAACCAGATGAAAGATTAATGATTCTGCCGCCATCGGGTATCAGCTTCACCATCTTGTGCACCAGAAAAAAAGGACCTTTGACATTAGTCGAGAAGAGCTGCTCAAACTCATCTTCTGTCACTTCTTCAAAGGGTTTACTGATGAACCGTCCGGCATTGTTGATCAGAATATCGACCTTGCCAAACTCTGTTTCCATGGTTTGAGTGAGCTGGTTGATATCCCCTAGATTTGAGATATTAGACTGGTAGCCTTTAATTTTGCCTAAACTGGATAATTCATCGACTAAAGCGTTTGCTTTCTCCGCATTAGTCACGTAAGTGAAGGCTACGGACACTCCTTGGTCTATGAGGTCTTTAACAATGGCTTTGCCAATGCCCCTAGACCCGCCGGTAACCAACGCAACTTTATCTTTTAGCTTCAATTTATCTGTAATCATTCTTTTTCCTTGTTTCTCATTCATTGAGACTGCTCTAACGTTGCTTCAATGCCATGACTGGTATTCGTGATCATTGGGCCAGGTTGATCCTGGACCTGGCAAGACGGATATAGCTCTAAGAACTCGGTTGTCGTCCACCCAGCCGCTGCTGCAACGCATCCGGCAGTATTTTGACCGAAATGGTTGCATAGGGACCTAGGTTCATCCCGCCGATCATGAAGCGGATAAAGTCACCCAGCGATTCCAACAGGCGAGCGCTACGGAGTGGACCACAGTCAACAGGGTTAAACCCAATTTCGCCAGCCAATACCATTGCTGTTTGTTTGGCCCCAGGGTGGTCACTACAGATATAAACCGAAACCTGATGCTCTGTGAGGGGCTGAGGCGATAGCTCAAACACTTCTTGGGCCATGGCATTGAACGCTTTGACCACATGGGCTTTGGGGATATCCGCCGCCAGTTTCTCAGCTAAAGATTCCGCCATCAGAGGACCGTAGGTGAACCCTTCAGGAATATCGCGATTGTTGCAGTCGAGGATGACCTTGCCTGTGAGGTGATCAATGGATGATAAAACAACCGACGGCTTGATGCCCCGCACTGAATAAAAGATCACATCCCCAAACTCAGCCGCCTCATCATTGGTGCCACCTTGGGTCTTATGGTCTGCCAGCTCAGCCACAGATTTTGCTTTGTTCGGATCGCGTGACCCCCAAAAGACGTTGTGCCCCCGCTCAGCCCACAGGATGCCGAGGGATCTCGACATATTCCCAGTACCAATGAAGCCAATTTTCATAACGTATCTGCCCCTGTATGTCTTTTTCAGCGCATTTGCTTAGCAAGCTTGCCCCGTTGAGTGTTGGACGCCTAGGCTGCCACTCTGTTCTCTCACTTCAAGATTGCGCCAACGCTGGGCTGCAACAGCCAGCCCAGGTTGAGATAGTATTGGCCACTGATTTCATGCCCCATCTATGGCCTCGCATTCAAATCAGAACACCACTACGCTAGATCCACGACTAGGCAGTGTATTGAACATTCTTTGGCAAAGTGTTCAGATCTTTGGGTGGATCGAATTTAATGTCAGAATTTATGGTCCAAAGATTTTGTATGAAGTGGGATTGCAGAGCACTTCAGTCCAATCTTCAGCACGGTATTCTAATGTGCTCTGTTTAGGTAAATCTAGTGGGTGTATTGAACTTACTTGCAAAAGTTTGTAGGGATCAGCAAAAATGAGCCAAAGCTATTTGCTACCAACAGCATGAACTCTCAATCTCCTCAGTTATTGGAGGCTGTTCCCCAAGAGTGGATCGTTTCTCAGCAAATCATTAAGGCTGGAGGCTTGACCATCTCGCATCATGTTGAGCCACCCTCAGATCTTGTGATCTCTGCCCTGAGTCAGCATGTATTGAACGTTACTCTCAGTCACGACAATACTCAACAATTTACCCAAATTGGGAAACAGAAGTATAGTGGCCCCCAACCGTCAGGATCATTCTGGCTAGCGGTAGCGAATGATATGCCGTGTCGTTGGTGCTGGGAGAGTGTTGACGAAACCATGGTGTTCGATATTGATCCGCTCTATTTGCAGACATTTGCAATGGAAAACGGCTATCATGCCCCCGAACGACTGGAATTGAAATCTATTTCTTTTAGTCACGATCCTCAGCTAGAGATGCTGGCTCAGCAGTACCATCGCGAAATTCAGCAAGGAGGCTTAGGGGGACGACTCTACAGTGAAGCCTTGGGCAATCTTTTTCTGCTACATATACTCAGAAATTACTGTTATCAACGCCCTAAGTTCCGCCAATATGACAAAGGCTTAGGGGATAAACGATTGAAGCGAGTCTTAGCTTATATTGAACAACATTTAGCCGAAAATATTGGCTTACAGAAATTAGCTACCGTTGCGGGCCTCAGCCAATGCCACTTCTCTGAGATGTTTAAAAAATCCCTTGGTGTTCCTCCCTATCGGTATGTTCTACTCCAACGCCTTGAGCGAGCGAAACGCTATCTCAGACAAAGCGATCGCCCGATTATTGATGTGGCTTTAATCTGTGGATTTGCCGATCAGAGTCACCTAACCAAACACTTTCGCAAATCTGTGGGTATGACACCTAGAGCGTTTAGAGAGTCTTGAACATACAGCGAATGAATCAGGTTTCAATGTAGCCGACTATCCAGCAAACAATGGCTTTCTGTAGTTGAAGCACACCCCAGATTTCTTGTGGTAAAGCAGGTTGCGATCGCAACTTCTGCATCAGCTATTCATATGTCTGCTGCTTGAGCTATTCGATCACCAAACGTCTTATCAAAAATCAGCCTAACGGAACAGAAGCACTGGCACTTGCACACTTCTCA
The Acaryochloris marina S15 genome window above contains:
- a CDS encoding aldo/keto reductase: MSINQYYTLGCSGLRVSRLALGTMTFGTEWGWGADRDTASQLFNTYVDAGGNFIDTADMYTNGTSETWIGELIRERGLRDRVAIATKFSYNADPGNPNAGGNGRKNILRAVDGSLQRLDTDYIDLYILHTWDSLTPAEEVMRTLDDLVRAGKVRYVGLSDIPAWYASRAQTIAELRGYEPLASLQLEYSLVERNIESEFIPLGTQHGMGVMAWSPLASGLLSGKYKPSEQGNEGAGRLGTLAGADNPVFNKFTDRNWKIVAELESVAKEVGHSMAQVAVNWAANQPGIASVIVGATKLHQLEDNLKALDFDLPMECRDRLTQASHNHPSFPYSFFTPDMQAMLTGGATVGDKPESYYSRVKIEGKPVGVE
- a CDS encoding SDR family NAD(P)-dependent oxidoreductase encodes the protein MITDKLKLKDKVALVTGGSRGIGKAIVKDLIDQGVSVAFTYVTNAEKANALVDELSSLGKIKGYQSNISNLGDINQLTQTMETEFGKVDILINNAGRFISKPFEEVTEDEFEQLFSTNVKGPFFLVHKMVKLIPDGGRIINLSSGSTRHYVPLSSIYAASKGALEQFTRAWARELSSRKITVNSLLPGYTATDWVADTPEEQTKWMASQAALGELGTAEDISRAALFLASDLGRWVTGQQICVDGGL
- a CDS encoding NADPH-dependent F420 reductase, which produces MSRSLGILWAERGHNVFWGSRDPNKAKSVAELADHKTQGGTNDEAAEFGDVIFYSVRGIKPSVVLSSIDHLTGKVILDCNNRDIPEGFTYGPLMAESLAEKLAADIPKAHVVKAFNAMAQEVFELSPQPLTEHQVSVYICSDHPGAKQTAMVLAGEIGFNPVDCGPLRSARLLESLGDFIRFMIGGMNLGPYATISVKILPDALQQRLGGRQPSS
- a CDS encoding helix-turn-helix domain-containing protein, translating into MNSQSPQLLEAVPQEWIVSQQIIKAGGLTISHHVEPPSDLVISALSQHVLNVTLSHDNTQQFTQIGKQKYSGPQPSGSFWLAVANDMPCRWCWESVDETMVFDIDPLYLQTFAMENGYHAPERLELKSISFSHDPQLEMLAQQYHREIQQGGLGGRLYSEALGNLFLLHILRNYCYQRPKFRQYDKGLGDKRLKRVLAYIEQHLAENIGLQKLATVAGLSQCHFSEMFKKSLGVPPYRYVLLQRLERAKRYLRQSDRPIIDVALICGFADQSHLTKHFRKSVGMTPRAFRES